From a single Pseudophryne corroboree isolate aPseCor3 chromosome 6, aPseCor3.hap2, whole genome shotgun sequence genomic region:
- the LOC134934238 gene encoding gastrula zinc finger protein XlCGF71.1-like: MMSLTGEKPHLCSECDRSFTYKSQLITHQRSHTGEKPFTCSECSKCFSQKAELVVHQKIHTGEKPFKCSECSKCFPQSSHLVIHQRCHTGEKPFKCSECSKCFPQSSHLISHQRSHTGEKPFKCSECSKCFLNKSELVVHLRIHTGEKSFNCSECSKCFSQKSHLDIHQRSHTGEKPFTCSECRKCFPQKSDLVVHQRSHTGEKPFTCSECSKCFTRKKTLNNHMRSHSEGLNAACVS, from the coding sequence ATGATGAGtctcacaggagagaaaccacatctgtgttctgagtgtgacagaagctttacatataaatcacagcttatcacacatcagaggagtcacacaggagagaaaccatttacatgttctgaatgcagcaagtgtttttcccagaaggcagagcttgttgtacatcagaagattcacacaggagaaaaaccatttaaatgttctgaatgcagcaagtgttttcccCAGAGTTCACATCTTGTTATTCATCAGAGGTGTCACaccggagagaaaccatttaaatgttctgaatgcagcaagtgttttcccCAGAGTTCACATCTTATTagtcatcagaggagtcacacaggagagaaaccatttaaatgttctgaatgcagcaagtgttttctaAATAAGTCAGAGCTTGTTGTACATCTgagaattcacacaggagagaaatcatttaactgttctgaatgcagcaagtgtttttcccaaaaGTCACATCTtgatatacatcagaggagtcacacaggagagaaaccatttacatgttctgaatgtaggaaGTGTTTTCCCCAGAAGTCggatcttgttgtacatcagagaagtcacacaggagagaaaccatttacatgttctgagtgcagcAAATGTTTTACTAGAAAGAAAACACTCAATAATCACATGCGGAGTCACTCTGAGGGCCTGAATGCAGCTTGTGTATCATAA